The Thioalkalivibrio sulfidiphilus HL-EbGr7 genome includes a window with the following:
- a CDS encoding acetyl-CoA carboxylase biotin carboxylase subunit, with protein sequence MIRKILIANRGEIAVRIIRACAEMGITSVAVYTDADRHSLHVKKANEAYSIGPDSLAGYLNVHRMVNVARAVGCDAIHPGYGFLSENPQFARTCAQRGVRFIGPSAEVIHAMGDKVQARRSMIAAGVPVVPGSEGNLASVDEALALAEQIGFPVMLKATTGGGGRGIRRCDDPAQLRSNYERVRSEATKAFGNTEIFMEKAIINPRHIEVQVLADSHGNAIHLFERDCSIQRRHQKLVEIAPSPQLSDAQRAYVGELAVRAARAVGYENAGTVEFLMDHEDNFYFMEMNTRLQVEHPVTEMITGVDIVQEQIRIASGLPMSYAQEQVQRRGFAIEFRINAEDPKNDFLPSFGRITRYFAPGGPGVRTDGAIYTGYHIPPHYDSMCAKLIVWALDWESLIRRARRALQDIGVFGVKTTIPYHLEILGNAEFQSGRFDTGFVEAHPELTDYSVRRPVRELAAVIAAAIAAHKGL encoded by the coding sequence GTGATACGCAAGATCCTGATTGCCAACCGCGGCGAGATTGCCGTGCGCATCATCCGTGCCTGCGCCGAAATGGGGATCACCTCGGTGGCCGTGTACACCGACGCGGACCGCCACAGCCTGCATGTCAAGAAGGCCAACGAGGCCTACTCCATCGGCCCCGATTCCCTGGCCGGGTATCTCAACGTGCACCGCATGGTCAACGTGGCCCGGGCCGTGGGCTGTGATGCCATCCACCCCGGCTACGGCTTCCTGTCCGAGAACCCCCAGTTCGCCCGCACCTGCGCCCAGCGCGGGGTGCGCTTCATCGGCCCCTCGGCGGAGGTGATCCACGCCATGGGCGACAAGGTCCAGGCGCGGCGTTCCATGATCGCCGCCGGGGTGCCGGTGGTGCCCGGCAGCGAGGGCAACCTGGCCAGCGTGGACGAGGCCCTGGCCCTGGCCGAGCAGATCGGCTTTCCGGTGATGCTCAAGGCCACCACCGGCGGCGGCGGGCGCGGCATCCGCCGCTGCGACGATCCGGCCCAGCTGCGCAGCAACTACGAGCGGGTGCGCTCCGAGGCCACCAAGGCCTTCGGCAACACCGAGATCTTCATGGAGAAGGCCATCATCAACCCGCGCCACATCGAGGTGCAGGTGCTGGCCGACAGCCACGGCAACGCCATCCACCTGTTCGAGCGCGACTGTTCCATCCAGCGCCGCCACCAGAAGCTGGTTGAGATCGCCCCATCCCCCCAGTTGAGCGATGCTCAACGCGCCTACGTGGGCGAGCTGGCGGTGCGCGCCGCCAGGGCGGTGGGCTACGAGAACGCCGGCACGGTGGAGTTCCTCATGGATCACGAGGACAACTTCTACTTCATGGAGATGAACACCCGCCTGCAGGTGGAACACCCGGTCACCGAGATGATCACCGGCGTGGACATCGTCCAGGAACAGATCCGCATCGCCTCGGGCCTGCCCATGAGCTACGCCCAGGAGCAGGTGCAGCGCCGCGGCTTTGCCATCGAGTTCCGCATCAACGCCGAAGACCCCAAGAACGACTTCCTGCCAAGCTTCGGGCGTATCACCCGCTACTTCGCCCCGGGCGGCCCGGGCGTGCGCACCGACGGCGCCATCTACACCGGCTACCACATCCCGCCCCACTACGACTCCATGTGCGCCAAGCTCATCGTCTGGGCCCTGGACTGGGAAAGCCTGATCCGCCGCGCACGCCGTGCACTTCAGGACATCGGTGTGTTCGGCGTGAAGACCACCATCCCCTATCACCTGGAGATCCTCGGCAACGCGGAATTCCAGTCAGGGCGCTTCGACACGGGCTTCGTGGAGGCCCACCCGGAACTCACCGACTACTCGGTGCGCCGCCCGGTCCGTGAACTGGCGGCCGTGATCGCCGCCGCCATCGCCGCCCACAAGGGCCTGTAA